One genomic segment of Naumovozyma castellii chromosome 9, complete genome includes these proteins:
- the TEC1 gene encoding Tec1p (ancestral locus Anc_3.310) — MAVDQLEPQATEIVQRDQDPAQDQQVWNPIDTKIFDVFLNNESFNDLHLLDIFSNEVRVKQMEMIPNNSDSNKRTDDSSYYQYADNINNNGNRIKREEDNIENMQGSSEEEVELFNSGIGKQSPNLQNVISKKRSQHLHRTPSMLSHLSSLKIEDINKSPEYTQLTPHTAYKEGNDKWTPDVEAAFMDALRLIMKNGTSKIKIRDRNFGRNELISLYIQFHTREIRTKKQVSSHIQVLKKTIQNKRINKQSLTTDDHEILSLIENGAVKDPNKLDYFYSTFENIIDNATLESSDVNSTSSSIKNNLMTPMSANNLAQNAYKQDSQNDDFQHPGGSHPMTPLDYAQSIYQNLTSYKCVPVKLEAENYLAYSRDANELNMDANELRTRSNDSQVRIARNPNNRSNDSPRSSYPTRVSPSTESPIKQWARHVELQQRQLIENAQNQLNPNTYYTNPYSKAYSPAQGSSVPYQPSAPAQSCQTPSIMYYNLPYQPPTAQQLPYQRTPVYPKHQYIPSNETIQQSQNAQQQYQHPPFNIQPDPYYSQQLQQQHQYSNVEYDTEIEMYPYYPASGTRPTFEHQSPSSSRSASFQRYQ; from the coding sequence ATGGCCGTTGATCAACTAGAACCGCAAGCCACCGAAATAGTTCAGCGTGATCAGGATCCCGCGCAGGATCAACAAGTTTGGAATCCAATAGACACGAAAATATTCGATGTATTTCtcaataatgaatcatttaATGATCTTCACTTACTGGATATATTTTCAAACGAGGTGAGGGTTAAGCAGATGGAAATGATCCCGAATAATTCCGATTCAAACAAAAGGACAGATGATTCGTCGTATTACCAATATGCGGATAacataaataataatggtaacAGAATAAAACGTGAAGAAGATAACATCGAAAACATGCAAGGTAGTAGCGAGGAGGAGGTTGAGTTGTTTAACTCTGGGATAGGGAAACAATCCCCAAATCTACAGAATGTAATTTCTAAGAAGAGATCTCAACATTTACACAGGACTCCATCTATGTTATCACATTTAtcttcattgaagattGAAGATATCAATAAATCTCCAGAGTATACTCAACTTACTCCACATACGGCCTATAAAGAAGGTAATGATAAATGGACCCCTGATGTGGAAGCAGCATTTATGGATGCATTAAGACTTATAATGAAAAACGGAACTTCCAAAATAAAGATTAGAGACAGAAATTTTGGGAGAAATGAATTAATCTCTTTGTACATCCAATTCCATACACGCGAGATTAGAACTAAGAAACAAGTATCATCGCATATTCAAGTGCTGAAGAAGACAATACAGAATAAGAGAATAAATAAGCAATCATTAACCACTGATGACcatgaaatattatcattaattgaaaatggtGCGGTTAAAGATCCTAACAAACTGGATTATTTCTATTCtacatttgaaaatattattgataaCGCAACTTTAGAAAGCTCTGACGTCaattcaacttcttcaagtataaagaataatttgATGACTCCCATGAGTGCAAATAATTTAGCACAAAATGCATATAAACAAGACTCtcaaaatgatgatttcCAACATCCAGGGGGCTCACATCCGATGACACCTTTGGATTATGCACAATccatttatcaaaatttgaCATCTTACAAATGTGTTCCTGTAAAACTTGAAGCTGAAAATTATCTTGCGTACTCAAGAGACGCgaatgaattaaatatgGACGCGAATGAACTAAGGACTAGGTCTAATGACTCACAGGTAAGAATAGCGAGAAATCCTAACAATAGAAGTAATGACAGTCCTCGATCGTCATATCCTACCAGAGTATCACCTTCTACAGAATCTCCCATTAAGCAATGGGCTCGTCATGTAGAACTTCAACAGAGGCAGCTTATTGAGAATGCACAAAACCAACTAAATCCCAATACTTATTATACAAACCCATATTCGAAGGCATACAGTCCCGCTCAAGGATCATCCGTACCATATCAACCCTCGGCCCCAGCACAATCATGTCAAACGCCGTCAATAATGTATTATAACCTTCCATACCAACCACCGACAGCACAACAGCTTCCTTATCAACGTACACCGGTATATCCAAAACACCAATATATTCCTTCAAATGAAACGATACAACAGAGCCAAAATGCCCAACAACAATACCAGCATCCACCTTTCAATATTCAACCAGATCCCTATTACTCCCAACAGCTACAACAACAGCatcaatattcaaatgtCGAGTATGATACAGAGATTGAAATGTACCCATATTATCCTGCATCAGGTACAAGACCGACCTTCGAGCACCAATCTCCATCATCTTCTCGGTCAGCGTCATTTCAAAGATACCAATGA
- the MAK21 gene encoding RNA-binding ribosome biosynthesis protein MAK21 (ancestral locus Anc_3.309) produces MKTIGLEKTTVDVASDVEDEPSVEEEGKQSEEADVVEKLSSDSDNDSDEEKEEEHEPKEPKEQKKKDSGLITQTHLLTSDKTILPFDVPWYNIPLDPQVKENVKNGESEISKEQISTLFERGKQTLEMDNQTYYEEFTKDSSQRKFMSQILSDGTLNDKISALTLLIQDSPLHNTKSLDTLLSYCNKKSRNSQLQSLNALKDLFLNGMLPPNRKLRYFKNQPGLSMMLNKNTLAVFYFEDYLKKLFFQILETLEKLSHDPIIHVRSTTLTHIFDLLTKQPEQEFNLLRLGVNKLGDIDSKVSSKASFLLLKLEQAHPNMKSIVIDSIVDTALRPNADYHTTYYSVITLNQTILKRSEDSIANKLIKTYFTLFEKFLISTEKDESTNSSVKSSAKGYEAKRKKNFKRGKKGGKSVKNDKTEEEVLNEKNSKLFSALLTGINRSFPFAQLPASVYETHLETLYKITHSSNFNTSVQALVLINQVTVKAELNNDRYYRTLYESLFDPRLVGSSKQGIYLNLLYKSLKQDSKNVERVEAFVKRILQVSSHWLNIGTVAGFLFLLIQLVQIVPQIKNLLTNTPLDHVYESDNEEGEGEEKTNEKGRLYDARKRDPKFANADKSSLWEIIQFNQHFHPTVQAYASKFIEGDSTDVVKPDLGLFTLAHFLDRFVYRNAKQKSVTRGTSIMQPLFGGSQIDKTVLVKASDVILDQTPVNTENWLDMKVDEIKPEDKFFYQYFANKKNAIKKGKQDEKDVHGFDSDEEMDEDEIWDALVKSRPDVEDDSDDGELNLDDEDFSSMSSSEGEDAEEEAEEAEAKAELEKALGESADEEASESDLDGDVFYSFADEEAEQDASDSGKRSFSEVSSDAEVEEEEEEDTGKKQKKSKKNSLPVFASADEYAQYLESDSE; encoded by the coding sequence ATGAAGACCATTGGATTGGAAAAAACCACTGTGGATGTTGCCTCTGACGTTGAAGATGAACCTTCTGTAGAGGAAGAGGGAAAACAATCTGAAGAAGCTGATGTAGTTGAAAAACTTAGTTCAGACTCAGACAACGACTCCGAcgaagaaaaggaagaagaacacGAACCAAAAGAACCAAAGgaacaaaaaaagaaagacaGCGGATTAATTACCCAAACCCATCTTCTAACCTCAGATAAGACTATATTGCCCTTTGATGTACCTTGGTATAACATTCCTCTGGATCCACAAGTAAAAGAAAATGTAAAAAATGGTGAAAGTGAAATATCCAAGGAACAAATCAGCACACTTTTTGAAAGGGGTAAACAAACTTTAGAAATGGATAATCAAACCTATTATGAAGAATTTACCAAGGATTCATCCCAAAGAAAGTTTATGTCTCAAATCTTATCAGATGGTACATTGAATGATAAAATCTCCGCGTTAACCCTTTTAATTCAAGATTCTCCATTACATAATACGAAATCTTTGGACACTCTATTATCTTATTGTAATAAGAAGTCTAGAAATTCCCAATTACAAAGTTTAAATGCATTAAAggatttatttttgaatggGATGTTACCACCCAATAGGAAATTAAGATATTTCAAAAACCAACCTGGTTTATCGATGATGTTGAATAAGAACACTTTGGCCGTTTtctattttgaagattacttaaagaaattattctttcaaattttagAAACTTTAGAGAAATTATCTCATGATCCAATTATTCATGTTAGATCTACCACATTGACACATATATTTGACCTATTGACAAAGCAACCagaacaagaatttaatCTATTAAGACTTGGTGTTAATAAGTTAGGTGACATTGATTCCAAAGTGTCTTCTAAGGCATCATTCTTACTATTAAAATTGGAACAAGCACATCCAAATATGAAGTCCATTGTCATTGATTCCATTGTGGATACTGCATTGAGACCTAATGCCGATTACCATACGACATACTATTCAGTTATAACGTTGAACCAAACCATCTTAAAGAGATCTGAAGATTCCATTGCCAATAAATTAATCAAGACCTATTTcacattatttgaaaaattcttaatAAGTACAGAAAAGGATGAATCCACGAATAGTTCCGTAAAGAGTTCAGCCAAGGGTTATGAAGCtaagaggaagaagaatttcaagAGAGGTAAGAAAGGTGGTAAATCTGTTAAGAATGACAAGACCGAGGAGGAAGTACTTAACGAAAAgaattccaaattatttagTGCTTTACTAACTGGTATCAATCGTTCCTTCCCATTTGCTCAATTACCAGCATCAGTATATGAAACCCATTTGGAAACCTTATACAAGATTACACattcatccaatttcaaCACATCTGTCCAAGCTTTGGTTCTAATCAATCAAGTTACTGTAAAGGCTGAATTAAACAATGATAGATATTACAGAACCCTATACGAAAGTTTGTTCGATCCAAGATTGGTGGGGTCCTCCAAACAAGggatttatttgaatttgctCTATAAGTCATTAAAACAGGATTCCAAGAATGTGGAACGTGTGGAGGCGTTCGTGAAGAGAATTTTACAAGTAAGTTCCCATTGGTTAAACATTGGTACCGTAGCCGGGttcttatttttattgATTCAATTAGTTCAAATCGTACCtcaaattaaaaatttattaacaaACACACCATTGGACCATGTCTATGAATCAGATAACGAAGAAGGTGAGGGAGAAGAAAAGACCAATGAGAAAGGGAGATTATATGATGCTCGTAAACGTGATCCTAAGTTTGCCAATGCTGATAAATCTTCTCTATGGgaaatcattcaatttaacCAACATTTCCACCCTACGGTACAGGCATATGCTTCCAAGTTTATTGAAGGTGATTCCACGGATGTTGTTAAGCCAGATTTAGGGTTGTTCACTCTAGCTCATTTCTTGGACAGATTTGTTTATAGAAATGCTAAACAGAAGAGTGTGACCAGAGGTACATCTATTATGCAACCTTTGTTTGGTGGGTCTCAAATTGACAAGACTGTGTTGGTGAAGGCATCTGATGTTATCTTGGATCAAACTCCGGTGAACACTGAGAATTGGTTGGATATGAAAGTGGATGAGATTAAACCTGAGGATAAATTCTTTTACCAGTATTTTGCCAATAAGAAGAATGCCATTAAGAAGGGTAAGCAAGATGAGAAGGATGTTCATGGATTTGATAGCGATGAGGAAATGgacgaagatgaaatttggGATGCCTTAGTTAAATCCAGACCTGATGTGGAAGATGATAGTGATGATGGAGAATTAAATctagatgatgaagatttctCTTCAATGAGTAGTAGTGAAGGAGAAGAtgcagaagaagaagccGAGGAAGCTGAAGCTAAGGCGGAGCTTGAAAAGGCACTTGGAGAGTCCGCCGATGAAGAAGCCAGTGAAAGTGACCTCGATGGAGATGTATTCTACAGTTTCGCGGATGAGGAAGCTGAACAAGACGCAAGTGATTCCGGTAAACGTTCCTTCAGTGAGGTTTCGTCGGACGcagaagttgaagaagaggaagaagaggacACCGgcaagaaacaaaagaagtCCAAGAAAAACAGCCTGCCCGTGTTTGCCTCTGCAGACGAGTATGCGCAATACCTGGAATCCGATTCCGAGTAG
- the SPT7 gene encoding SAGA histone acetyltransferase complex subunit SPT7 (ancestral locus Anc_3.307), with product MNSQLIPVLNYQQTNPTKLLSLTEKLFHDNVFELYLTPQQLIVLEYLISLKDQEMKLKVWNELLNGNMCLKMEIVSIANEDKNEDNDADESALGDKSDDNVDVEADEDGNDDKANEDELSQLDLDDLKQHISGPNFVGNLSLKLRYVLWKCAIDAAYNDTESLGVDDDKDPLAYVLLDEDNDDENGPDNTKNSSLAVVDSSSELQNSKGLPMQEAVHDEDDNYDMNDDDDYDSDITSNSITNNNNNNSSADTNPVILEVNENNKLVLTMQISKVTLLNLRTNDVEKMMGNWDQIYHNFENDKETMLKRLKLKENDEMVESSEKKRRHSASSIDEDESTTTKDEINSDSKNEPTGDDPDHAKKKSKFIDNKRPKQEKVSLPVNLGIANLSLKHLLSTIQENKSKLNMTDYELRHLIVDVRKNRSKWTSDERIGQEELYEACEKVVLELRNYTEHSTPFLNKVSKREAPNYHQIIKKSMDLNTVLKKLKTFQYQSKQEFVDDIMLIWKNCLTYNSDPTHFLRAHAIAMQKKSLQLIPMIPDITIRNRADIEKEMEGDDKDKDGDEEDEDEEVAGSGRKGLNMGAHMPASGSTDETAGKEPIVEELKPTSDFQKEPLVKKESTDATVEEGVTVPLSNKVYGQSSKDEEGKEVAQEEEEIEEEKDQAKQNKEEFDTKEEEVAKEEEEEEEEEEEEEEPTSPAFVVERDDDRDDIELSVWKSLTAKLRADICLKRSEYFKNNELSKDSEAFLKDPQKMKTFHNLLVEYIDQRNAELYRQKMEEDSMMKNGFSATVKQEDAEEEEAQPPNSDLIDNKTLLNKNLNDFELDNASFLQEYDVNNSIPELKYGGVAKDIVDRQENATVRVLLELENQKPSALLTNRTKGYTPKLNKNISLIQEIRHICHKISLIRLLQNPAFLQNSKNANNPNSFLNSHQYKYSSIDDSIDLDPISQLPTHDYRSNKKVMWEALYKNVAKIAMTNGFESTQPSAVNMLTEIAGNYISNLIKTVKLHNETNSLNRSNANEILHMSLLENGINKPDDLYTYVESEFEKKTRKLTDLKAKLENFLKDLLRPSLQELSERNFEDESQSFLTGDFANELTGEDFFGFKELGLEKEFGVLSSSVPLQLLTSQFQATGDVAKVQEKKIQSEEVDGVVYSKVTNESINNMRSWSTLLPLLEKAQERSRNYTSKTNKGAASDTNVMEETDSSKSYTLLEDDEMVFKQKTGNKIRLPPTGKISTAYKKKPLDGAFIVPEEEPKEATPKSEPISTQEQGTLTNNNSEILQNSLIFGTPLENNFGLEDDLGNMENTGSFNLSLR from the coding sequence ATGAATTCACAACTTATCCCCGTTCTGAATTACCAGCAGACAAACCCTACGAAGCTATTGAGTTTGACTGAGAAACTCTTCCATGACAATGTGTTCGAATTATATTTGACTCCGCAACAATTGATAGTCTTGGAGTATTTGATCTCGTTGAAAGATCAGGAAATGAAACTCAAAGTTTGGAATGAGTTGTTAAATGGTAATATGtgtttgaaaatggaaattgTTTCCATTGCTAATGAAGATAAGAATGAAGACAACGATGCCGATGAATCTGCCCTGGGGGACAAATCTGACGATAACGTTGACGTTGAGGCGGATGAAGATGGGAATGATGACAAAGCCAATGAGGATGAGTTATCACAGTTGGATTTAGATGATTTAAAACAGCATATTAGTGGACCTAACTTTGTTGGAAATTTGTCTCTAAAGTTAAGATACGTTCTTTGGAAATGTGCCATTGATGCCGCATATAACGACACTGAAAGTCTGGGAGTGGATGATGACAAGGATCCATTAGCATATGTGCTTTTAGACgaagataatgatgatgaaaacgGACCAGATAATACTAAGAATTCGAGTCTAGCTGTAGTTGATTCGTCTTCAGAATTGCAGAATAGCAAAGGTCTTCCTATGCAAGAAGCTGTacatgatgaagatgataattaTGATATGAACgacgatgatgattatgattCAGATATAACTTCCAATTCAattaccaataataataataataatagttcAGCTGATACGAATCCTGTTATATTGGAAGTCAACGAAAACAATAAATTGGTCTTGACCATGCAAATATCAAAAGTTACCTTATTAAATCTTCGAACAAATGACGTTGAAAAAATGATGGGAAATTGGGATCAGATTTATcataattttgaaaatgataaagaaaCCATGCTTAAACGACTGAAATTAAAGGAGAATGACGAAATGGTAGAAAGttctgaaaagaaaagacGCCATAGTGCCAGTTCCattgatgaggatgaaagTACCACAACTAAGGATGAAATTAACTCGgattcaaagaatgaaCCAACAGGTGATGATCCTGATCATGCTAAGAAGAAAAGCAAATTCATTGATAATAAGAGACCAAAACAGGAAAAGGTCTCCCTGCCGGTAAATCTAGGTATTGCAAACCTATCTCTAAAACATTTGTTATCAACTATACAGGAAAATAAATCGAAATTGAACATGACAGACTATGAACTAAGACATCTTATTGTCGACGTTCGGAAAAATAGATCAAAATGGACATCAGACGAGAGAATAGGTCAAGAGGAACTTTATGAAGCATGCGAAAAAGTTGTCCTagaattaagaaattacaCAGAACATTCAACCCCGTTCCTTAATAAAGTTAGTAAGAGGGAAGCACCCAACTATCATCAAATCATTAAGAAATCTATGGATCTTAACACagtattgaaaaaattgaaaacgtTCCAATATCAATCTAAGCAAGAATTTGTGGACGATATTATGCTTATATGGAAGAACTGTTTAACATATAATTCAGATCCAACTCACTTCCTAAGAGCCCATGCTATTGCAATGCAAAAAAAATCGCTACAATTAATACCAATGATTCCTGATATTACTATTCGAAACCGTGCggatattgaaaaagaaatggaaggagatgataaagataaagacggtgatgaagaagatgaagatgaggaagtGGCCGGATCAGGAAGGAAAGGTTTGAATATGGGTGCTCACATGCCAGCAAGTGGATCCACTGATGAAACTGCTGGTAAAGAACCTATTGTCGAAGAATTAAAACCAACATCAgattttcaaaaggaaCCACTAGTTAAGAAGGAATCAACTGACGCAACCGTGGAGGAAGGTGTGACTGTTCCCCTCTCCAATAAAGTATATGGTCAAAGTTctaaagatgaagagggAAAGGAAGTTGcacaagaggaagaagaaattgaggaagaaaaagatCAAGCAAAACAGAATAAAGAGGAGTTTGATACCAAAGAGGAGGAGGTAGCTaaggaggaggaagaagaggaggaggaggaggaggaggaagaggagCCCACTTCTCCTGCCTTTGTGGTAGAAAGAGATGACGACAGAGATGATATAGAACTTTCGGTATGGAAATCTCTAACAGCAAAGCTACGTGCAGATATATGTTTGAAAAGATCcgaatattttaaaaataatgaattgagTAAAGATTCAGAAGCATTTTTAAAGGATCCTCAAAAGATGAAAACTTTCCACAATTTATTAGTTGAATACATTGATCAACGAAATGCCGAGTTATATAGGCagaaaatggaagaagattCGATGATGAAAAACGGTTTTAGTGCCACTGTTAAACAAGAGGATGcggaggaagaggaagctCAACCACCAAATTCTGACTTAATTGACAATAAAACCCTTTTGAACAAGAACcttaatgattttgaacTTGATAATGCTTCATTTTTACAAGAGTATGATGTTAACAACTCTATTCCAGAACTAAAGTACGGAGGTGTCGCTAAGGATATTGTTGATAGACAAGAGAATGCCACGGTTAGGGTGCTTCTTGAATTGGAGAATCAAAAGCCCAGCGCCTTATTAACCAATAGAACGAAGGGATACACTCCGAAGttaaataagaatatttctttgattcaagaaattagaCACATATGTCACAAGATATCGTTAATTCGATTGTTACAAAACCCAGCGTTCcttcaaaattcaaaaaatgcAAACAACCCTAACTCTTTCCTTAATTCACATCAATATAAATATTCCTCCATTGATGACtcaattgatttggatCCTATATCTCAGCTGCCGACACATGACTACAGGAGTAATAAAAAAGTAATGTGGGAAGCCTTGTATAAGAATGTCGCAAAAATAGCAATGACGAATGGGTTTGAAAGTACGCAACCATCAGCAGTCAATATGCTCACCGAGATTGCAGGAAATTATATATCGAATCTGATCAAGACAGTTAAGTTGCATAATGAGACAAACTCACTTAATCGAAGCAATGCTAATGAAATATTGCACATGTCCcttttggaaaatggtATTAATAAACCAGATGATCTTTACACTTACGTTGAAtcagaatttgaaaaaaagacAAGAAAACTGACTGACCTTAAGGCTAAATTAGAAAACTTTTTGAAGGATTTATTGAGACCTTCATTACAAGAGTTGTCTGAACGGAATTTCGAAGATGAAAGTCAAAGTTTCTTAACTGGTGATTTTGCAAATGAACTTACAGGTGAGGATTTCTTCGGTTTCAAGGAACTTGGTTTAGAGAAAGAATTTGGGGTTTTAAGTTCTTCGGTACCATTGCAATTACTGACTTCTCAGTTTCAAGCTACGGGTGATGTCGCAAAAGtccaagaaaaaaagattcAATCAGAGGAAGTGGATGGTGTCGTTTATTCAAAGGTCACTAATGAAAGTATAAACAACATGAGGTCGTGGAGTACCCTCTTGCCACTTTTAGAAAAGGCACAGGAACGTTCCAGAAATTACACCTCCAAGACAAACAAGGGAGCAGCTAGTGATACAAACGTGATGGAAGAAACTGATAGTTCTAAATCGTACACTTTGttggaagatgatgaaatggtATTCAAGCAAAAAACTGGTAATAAAATAAGATTACCACCTACAGGGAAAATCAGTACCGCATACAAGAAAAAACCATTAGATGGCGCATTTATAGTACCTGAGGAGGAACCCAAAGAGGCTACGCCAAAGAGTGAACCAATCTCTACTCAAGAACAAGGAACTTTAACGAATAATAACTCAGAAATTTTgcaaaattctttaatttttggTACTCCTTTGGAGaataattttggtttgGAAGATGACCTTGGAAACATGGAAAATACCGGCTCATTCAATCTAAGTTTACGTTGA
- the EMC10 gene encoding Emc10p (ancestral locus Anc_3.305), which yields MNYLCFLLFFSSALGLKVSLFMDDLSSNRKELLLGSFDIDVPSKAITSKAFLEEVTFDAGSYCIGAKIEDDETQTEVPCFSYLELEAPLHHDIIVDIYDEELYKLTFSYNEHHLGIIPIIREVTTGPTAPAIKLKKVTKTYADKKVNRDEGTAQFAEDDEIVEKTWIQKNWKMLVIGLVLYNLIVNRPGGGDKKEE from the coding sequence ATGAACTATCTCTGTTTCCTATTATTTTTCTCCTCTGCATTGGGTTTGAAGGTGTCACTTTTTATGGATGATCTTTCAAGTAATAGAAAAGAGCTGCTCTTAGGTTCCTTTGATATAGACGTACCATCTAAAGCTATTACTTCAAAGGCATTCTTAGAAGAAGTTACATTTGATGCTGGATCATATTGCATAGGAGCAAAGATagaggatgatgaaacaCAAACTGAAGTGCCTTGTTTCTCCTATCTAGAACTGGAAGCACCATTACACCATGACATAATAGTAGATATCTATGATGAAGAACTTTACAAGTTAACTTTCAGTTATAATGAGCATCATTTGGGcattattccaattattAGAGAAGTTACGACGGGACCTACTGCCCCAGCcataaaattgaaaaaggtAACCAAAACGTATGCTGATAAAAAGGTTAACCGAGATGAAGGAACAGCCCAATTCGCAGAGGATGACGAAATCGTTGAGAAAACATGGATAcaaaagaattggaaaatgcTAGTGATTGGTTTGGTGTTGTACAATCTGATTGTCAACAGACCAGGTGGTGGTGATAAAAAGGAGGAATGA